One Urocitellus parryii isolate mUroPar1 chromosome 9, mUroPar1.hap1, whole genome shotgun sequence DNA segment encodes these proteins:
- the LOC113182503 gene encoding torsin-1A-interacting protein 2: MFSDNSHCPDCGQQWFPSLELGHWLYQTELVENECYQVFLDRINRADYCPECYPDNPANRSLVLPWSFPLEWAPQNLTRWTFEKACHPFLLGPPLVRKRIHDSRVAGFNPALQLILTRTDKTLNKKLGQNK; the protein is encoded by the coding sequence ATGTTCTCCGATAATTCACATTGCCCTGATTGTGGGCAGCAGTGGTTCCCTAGTTTAGAACTAGGCCATTGGTTGTACCAAACCGAACTTGTTGAAAATGAATGCTACCAAGTATTCTTAGACCGTATTAACAGAGCTGATTATTGCCCAGAATGCTATCCTGATAATCCTGCTAATAGAAGCCTTGTTCTTCCTTGGTCTTTCCCACTTGAGTGGGCTCCCCAAAATCTTACCAGGTGGACCTTTGAAAAAGCTTGCCATCCATTTCTTCTGGGTCCTCCACTGGTTAGAAAAAGGATACATGACTCCAGAGTAGCTGGTTTTAACCCTGCATTACAGTTAATCTTGACCAGAACAGATAAAACCTTAAACAAAAAACTTGGccaaaataaataa